The following are encoded together in the Anopheles stephensi strain Indian unplaced genomic scaffold, UCI_ANSTEP_V1.0 ucontig300, whole genome shotgun sequence genome:
- the LOC118516479 gene encoding uncharacterized protein LOC118516479 yields the protein MENTPRKIVVLNMRDGKYVLSEKPQPTASSSQPTLHPDFIKQLPTAKNISKNIQPATNIVHRNVSASISDSIFSASNKPNISKPISSNSPINLETTKSSIDAGLRDLLDSIGQKMDDMTKKITNLDQKLNEIETNHANRVRVVEKNQAIIKTKLDLILDKISPRPGLVTNSSFNWEPIASKEMLDAVNQQLNEQKYKKEFEEYLECQLPTDSSEERLHSAMDIIFARQFVIEMSWTGIGHSNQKIPLFGYKNILALFKHIGTFHGVTPTPQKIKTFFQNKLKHARQRLNLEGKIKSTHHRHQHSHY from the exons ATGGAAAa CACACCACGCAAGATTGTGGTGCTCAATATGAGAgacggaaaatatgttttatccgAGAAGCCGCAGCCTACag cttcctcatcacaaccaacactacatccagattttataaaacaactaCCAACGGCAAAAAATATATCCAAGAACATCCAACCTGCAACAAACATCGTTCACCGCAATGTTTCCGCATCCATTTcggattccattttttccgcATCCAACAAACCCAACATTTCCAAACCCATAAGCAGCAATAGTCCCATAAATCTAGAGACAACAAAATCCTCTATAGACGCAGGATTGCGCGATCTTTTAGATTCAATTGGACAGAAAATGGATgacatgacaaaaaaaattacaaatttggaCCAGAAActtaatgaaatagaaactAACCACGCCAACAGGGTTCGagttgttgagaaaaatcaagCAATTATTAAAACTAAGCTGGACTTGATCTTAGATAAAATCTCTCCTCGTCCAGGATTGGTAACAAATAGTTCATTCAACTGGGAACCGATCGCATCCAAAGAAATGTTGGATGCAGTGAATCAGCAGCTTAATGAGCAAAAGTATAAAAAAGAATTTGAAGAATATCTGGAATGCCAGCTGCCAACAGATAGCTCGGAAGAAAGGCTTCATTCAGCGATGGACATCATATTTGCCAGACAGTTTGTTATAGAGATGAGCTGGACGGGAATTGGACATTCGAACCAAAAAATTCCGTTGTttggatataaaaatattcttgcTTTATTTAAGCACATTGGAACCTTTCACGGAGTAACTCCAACTcctcaaaaaattaaaacattcttccaaaataaattgaagcatGCCCGCCAAAGACTGAACCTAGAAGGTAAGATTAAATCCACGCACCACAGACATCAACATTCTCATtattag